From the genome of Bacteroides sp. MSB163, one region includes:
- the bcp gene encoding thioredoxin-dependent thiol peroxidase: MQVGDKAPEVLGINEKGEAIRLSDYKGKKIVLYFYPKDMTSGCTAQACNLRDNYSELRKAGYEVIGVSVDNEKSHQKFIEKNNLPFPLIADTDKKLVEQFGVWGEKSMYGRKYMGTFRTTFIINEEGVIERIITPKEVKTKDHAAQIL; the protein is encoded by the coding sequence ATGCAAGTTGGAGATAAAGCGCCCGAAGTATTGGGCATCAATGAAAAAGGCGAAGCAATCCGCCTCAGCGATTATAAAGGAAAGAAGATAGTTCTTTATTTCTATCCCAAAGATATGACTTCAGGATGTACGGCACAAGCCTGCAACCTGCGCGATAATTATTCAGAATTACGTAAGGCCGGCTACGAAGTGATTGGCGTAAGTGTAGACAATGAAAAGTCGCACCAGAAATTTATTGAGAAAAACAACTTACCTTTCCCGCTAATTGCAGATACGGATAAGAAACTCGTGGAGCAATTCGGTGTTTGGGGAGAAAAAAGTATGTACGGACGTAAATATATGGGAACCTTCCGCACCACTTTCATTATCAATGAAGAAGGAGTGATAGAGAGAATCATCACCCCCAAGGAGGTGAAAACCAAAGACCACGCCGCACAAATATTATAA
- the clpB gene encoding ATP-dependent chaperone ClpB produces MNFNNFTIKSQEAVQEALNLAKSRGQQAIEPVHVMQGVMKVGENVTNFIFQKLGMNGQQIALVLDKQTDSLPKVSGGEPYLSRETNEVFQKATQYSKEMGDEFVSLEHLLLALLTVKSTVATILKDAGMTEHELRGAITELRKGEKVTSQSSEDTYQSLEKYAINLNEAARSGKLDPVIGRDEEIRRVLQILSRRTKNNPILIGEPGTGKTAIVEGLAHRILRGDVPENLKNKQVYSLDMGALVAGAKYKGEFEERLKAVINEVKKSEGDIILFIDEIHTLVGAGKGEGAMDAANILKPALARGELRSIGATTLDEYQKYFEKDKALERRFQIVYVNEPDTLSTISILRGLKERYENHHHVRIKDDAIIAAVELSNRYITDRFLPDKAIDLMDEAAAKLRMEVDSVPEELDEISRKIKQLEIEREAIKRENDKPKLEQIGKELAELKEQEKSYKAKWQSEKTLVNRIQQNKVEIENLKFEADKAEREGDYGKVAEIRYGKLQALNQEIEDTQKELHAMQGDKAMIKEEVDAEDIADVVSRWTGIPVSKMLQSEKDKLLHLEDELHQRVIGQDEAIEAVADAVRRSRAGLQDPKRPIGSFIFLGTTGVGKTELAKALAEFLFDDESMMTRIDMSEYQEKHSVSRLVGAPPGYVGYDEGGQLTEAIRRKPYSVVLFDEIEKAHPDVFNILLQVLDDGRLTDNKGRVVNFKNTIIIMTSNMGSAYIQNQMEKLNGTNKEQVIEETKKEVMNMLKKTIRPEFLNRIDETIMFLPLNESEIKQIVVLQIKGVQKMLAQNGVELILTNGAIEFLTKVGYDPEFGARPVKRAIQHYLLNDLSKKLLAQEVDRSKPIIVDAGGEGLVFKN; encoded by the coding sequence ATGAACTTTAACAACTTTACCATTAAATCGCAAGAGGCGGTGCAAGAAGCGCTGAACCTAGCCAAGAGCCGTGGACAGCAGGCTATCGAGCCGGTTCATGTTATGCAGGGGGTGATGAAGGTGGGCGAAAACGTCACTAACTTCATTTTCCAGAAACTGGGTATGAACGGACAGCAGATCGCACTCGTCCTTGACAAACAAACCGATTCCTTACCCAAAGTTTCGGGTGGAGAGCCTTACCTGAGTCGTGAAACGAACGAAGTATTCCAGAAGGCTACCCAGTATTCCAAAGAGATGGGTGACGAATTTGTTTCACTGGAACATTTGCTATTGGCATTGCTGACTGTAAAAAGCACAGTTGCCACCATCCTAAAAGATGCGGGAATGACTGAGCACGAGCTCCGAGGAGCCATCACAGAACTGCGCAAAGGAGAAAAAGTTACTTCACAATCCAGCGAGGATACTTATCAGTCACTGGAAAAGTATGCCATCAACCTGAATGAAGCTGCCCGTAGCGGAAAGCTCGACCCGGTTATCGGCCGTGATGAAGAAATCCGTCGTGTATTGCAAATCCTGAGTCGCCGTACCAAAAACAATCCTATATTAATAGGTGAACCGGGTACCGGTAAGACTGCCATTGTGGAAGGACTTGCCCATCGTATCCTGCGCGGTGACGTGCCTGAGAATCTGAAGAACAAGCAAGTTTACTCATTGGATATGGGTGCGCTGGTTGCCGGAGCAAAGTATAAAGGTGAATTTGAAGAACGTCTGAAAGCCGTTATCAATGAGGTGAAGAAATCAGAAGGAGATATCATTCTCTTCATTGATGAAATTCACACGCTGGTTGGTGCCGGAAAGGGTGAAGGTGCCATGGATGCTGCCAATATTCTGAAACCTGCATTAGCGCGCGGTGAGTTAAGAAGCATCGGTGCAACAACTCTTGACGAGTATCAGAAATACTTCGAAAAAGATAAGGCACTGGAGCGTCGTTTCCAGATTGTATACGTGAACGAACCGGATACATTGAGCACTATCTCCATCTTGCGTGGATTGAAGGAGCGTTACGAGAATCATCATCATGTACGGATTAAAGATGATGCCATCATAGCTGCCGTAGAACTGAGCAATCGCTATATTACAGATCGTTTCTTGCCGGATAAGGCTATCGACCTGATGGATGAAGCCGCTGCCAAGTTACGTATGGAAGTAGACTCCGTACCGGAGGAACTGGATGAAATTTCACGTAAGATCAAACAACTGGAGATTGAGCGCGAAGCCATCAAACGCGAAAACGATAAACCGAAACTGGAACAAATCGGTAAGGAACTTGCCGAACTGAAAGAACAGGAAAAATCGTACAAAGCCAAATGGCAAAGTGAAAAGACATTGGTCAACAGAATCCAGCAGAATAAGGTTGAAATAGAAAATCTTAAATTCGAAGCTGACAAAGCTGAACGTGAAGGAGATTACGGTAAAGTTGCCGAAATCCGTTACGGTAAGTTGCAGGCTTTGAATCAGGAAATTGAGGATACTCAAAAGGAGCTTCATGCTATGCAGGGCGACAAAGCCATGATTAAGGAAGAAGTAGATGCCGAAGACATTGCAGATGTAGTATCCCGTTGGACAGGCATCCCTGTCAGCAAGATGCTGCAAAGCGAAAAGGATAAACTGTTGCATCTGGAAGATGAACTTCACCAGCGTGTCATCGGACAAGATGAAGCCATTGAAGCTGTTGCCGATGCCGTACGTCGTAGTCGTGCAGGTCTGCAAGATCCGAAACGTCCGATTGGTTCGTTTATCTTCCTCGGTACCACCGGTGTGGGTAAAACGGAACTTGCCAAGGCACTCGCCGAATTCCTCTTCGACGATGAAAGCATGATGACGCGTATCGACATGAGTGAATATCAGGAAAAGCATAGTGTATCACGCCTGGTTGGAGCGCCTCCGGGATATGTAGGCTATGATGAAGGTGGACAATTGACTGAAGCTATTCGCCGCAAACCATACTCAGTCGTACTATTCGACGAAATAGAGAAGGCGCATCCGGATGTATTCAACATCTTGCTGCAAGTATTGGATGACGGACGATTGACAGACAATAAGGGACGTGTGGTAAACTTCAAGAACACCATCATCATTATGACGTCCAACATGGGAAGTGCTTACATTCAGAATCAGATGGAAAAGCTGAATGGTACTAACAAGGAACAAGTAATTGAAGAAACGAAGAAGGAAGTGATGAATATGTTGAAAAAGACAATTCGCCCGGAATTCCTGAACCGTATTGATGAGACAATCATGTTCCTGCCCTTGAATGAAAGCGAAATCAAGCAGATTGTAGTACTCCAGATAAAAGGTGTACAAAAGATGCTGGCCCAAAATGGTGTGGAACTGATATTGACGAATGGAGCTATAGAGTTCTTAACAAAAGTCGGATATGATCCGGAATTTGGTGCCCGTCCGGTGAAACGAGCCATCCAACATTACTTACTGAATGACTTGTCGAAAAAGCTGCTCGCTCAGGAAGTAGACCGCAGTAAACCAATTATAGTAGACGCCGGTGGTGAAGGACTGGTATTCAAAAACTAA
- a CDS encoding DUF5606 domain-containing protein — translation MLKTILSISGKPGLYKLISQGRNMLIVESLTDKKRFPAYGNEKIISLGDIAMYTDTDDVPLKDVLTAMKEKENGAAVVMDLKKATADELRAYLGEVLPTFDRDRVYLADIKKLISWYNLLVACGITDFEDTAEAEATEEEKTEE, via the coding sequence ATGTTGAAGACTATTTTGTCTATTTCCGGTAAACCGGGATTGTATAAACTCATTTCACAAGGTAGAAATATGTTGATCGTAGAGTCTCTCACGGACAAGAAACGCTTCCCCGCTTATGGTAACGAGAAAATAATCTCTTTGGGTGATATTGCCATGTATACGGATACGGACGACGTACCTTTGAAGGATGTATTGACTGCTATGAAAGAGAAAGAAAACGGTGCTGCCGTAGTAATGGATTTAAAGAAAGCTACCGCTGATGAACTTCGTGCTTATTTGGGTGAAGTTTTGCCGACTTTTGATCGCGATCGTGTATATCTGGCTGATATCAAAAAGCTTATTTCCTGGTACAATCTGTTAGTTGCTTGTGGAATAACTGATTTTGAAGATACAGCGGAAGCAGAAGCTACAGAAGAAGAAAAGACGGAAGAATAA
- a CDS encoding RNA polymerase sigma factor — MDAESFKNEFLPYHRKLYSVAYRLLENAADAEDLVQEAYLKLWDKREGLMVISNPEAFSVTLVKNMCFDLLRSGKYVLSRQTVELTAVQDISQADNLEVRDEVRQVKDIIAHLPEQQQRIVNLRDVKGCSYEEIEQVTGLNSTNIRVLLSRARKRIREEFNKWNNYESRGN; from the coding sequence ATGGATGCTGAAAGTTTTAAAAATGAGTTTCTGCCCTACCACCGCAAGCTGTACAGTGTAGCCTATCGGCTGCTTGAGAATGCGGCAGATGCGGAGGACTTGGTTCAGGAAGCCTATCTGAAGCTATGGGATAAGCGGGAAGGATTGATGGTTATCAGCAACCCGGAAGCGTTCAGTGTCACTTTGGTAAAGAATATGTGCTTTGATTTACTTCGTTCAGGGAAGTATGTCTTATCCAGGCAAACTGTGGAATTGACTGCTGTACAGGATATTTCTCAAGCTGATAATCTGGAGGTACGTGACGAAGTAAGGCAAGTAAAAGATATCATAGCCCACTTGCCCGAACAGCAGCAGCGGATTGTAAACCTGCGTGATGTCAAAGGCTGTTCTTACGAAGAGATAGAACAAGTGACCGGGTTGAACTCTACAAATATCCGTGTACTGCTGTCCCGGGCGAGGAAAAGAATACGTGAGGAATTTAATAAATGGAATAACTATGAAAGTCGAGGAAATTGA
- a CDS encoding CdaR family protein, with product MIDRRNIKRIYLKTARKVKDFLLSDKSREFLIFLFFFFIASGFWLLQTLNNDYETEFSIPVRLKGVPNNVVITSEPPSELHIRVKDKGTVLLNYMLGKSFFPITLDFSDYKGTDNHVRIYSSQFEKRLLNQLNVSTKLLSVKPDTLEYIYSTGASKLVPVKLQGTVSAGRQYYISDTVCKPDSVLAYAPEGALDTITVAYTQKVKFEDISDTLRQQVPLLAPRGIKFVPASVEMFFPVDIYTEKTVEVPLRGVNFPAGKVLRAFPSKVSVTFQVGLSRFNKITESDFHINVSYEELLKLGSDKKYTVKLKSVPKGVNQIRINPEQVDFLIEQVSFEYGD from the coding sequence ATGATTGATCGTAGGAACATAAAACGCATATATTTAAAAACAGCGAGAAAAGTTAAGGACTTTCTGCTCAGTGATAAGAGCAGAGAGTTCTTAATTTTTTTATTCTTCTTTTTTATAGCCAGTGGTTTCTGGCTACTTCAGACGCTGAACAACGATTATGAAACGGAATTCTCCATTCCGGTACGTTTGAAGGGAGTACCCAATAATGTGGTTATAACTTCCGAACCGCCTTCTGAACTGCATATCCGGGTGAAAGACAAGGGCACGGTGCTGCTCAACTACATGCTTGGAAAGAGCTTTTTTCCTATTACTCTGGATTTTTCTGATTATAAAGGAACTGATAATCATGTACGTATCTACTCTTCACAGTTTGAGAAGAGGTTGCTTAATCAGTTGAATGTATCTACAAAACTGCTTTCTGTAAAACCTGATACTTTGGAGTATATTTATTCTACAGGTGCTTCCAAATTGGTTCCGGTAAAGCTTCAGGGCACGGTGAGTGCAGGGCGGCAATATTATATATCCGATACTGTTTGCAAGCCTGATTCTGTGTTGGCTTATGCGCCGGAGGGAGCATTGGATACCATAACCGTTGCTTATACGCAAAAAGTGAAATTCGAGGATATTTCCGATACATTGAGGCAACAGGTTCCTCTGTTGGCTCCAAGAGGAATTAAGTTTGTGCCTGCTTCGGTAGAAATGTTTTTTCCGGTAGATATTTATACTGAGAAAACGGTGGAAGTTCCCTTGCGGGGAGTTAACTTTCCGGCAGGAAAAGTGCTTCGTGCGTTCCCTTCGAAAGTCAGTGTCACCTTTCAGGTTGGTTTAAGCCGTTTCAATAAGATAACGGAAAGTGATTTCCATATCAATGTTTCTTATGAAGAACTCTTGAAACTGGGTTCGGATAAGAAGTATACAGTAAAATTGAAGTCAGTACCCAAAGGAGTTAATCAGATACGTATCAATCCGGAACAGGTCGACTTTCTTATCGAGCAAGTATCCTTCGAATATGGCGATTAA
- the recA gene encoding recombinase RecA — protein sequence MAKKDELIFENENGGKMASSEKLKALQAAMDKIEKSFGKGSIMKMGDGIVEQVEVIPTGSIGLNVALGVGGYPRGRIIEIYGPESSGKTTLAIHAIAEAQKAGGIAAFIDAEHAFDRFYAAKLGVDVDNLFISQPDNGEQALEIAEQLIRSSAIDIIVIDSVAALTPKAEIEGDMGENKVGLQARLMSQALRKLTGTVSKTRTTCIFINQLREKIGVMFGNPETTTGGNALKFYASVRIDIRGSQAIKNGEEVLGKQTKVKVVKNKVAPPFRRAEFDIMFGEGISRAGEIIDLGAELGIIKKSGSWFSYNDTKIAQGRDAAKQVILDNPELAEELEGLIFEALKKDK from the coding sequence ATGGCAAAGAAAGACGAACTTATTTTTGAAAACGAAAATGGCGGCAAGATGGCATCCAGCGAGAAGTTGAAAGCCCTGCAAGCCGCTATGGACAAGATAGAAAAGAGCTTTGGCAAGGGTTCTATCATGAAAATGGGCGACGGCATCGTCGAACAAGTAGAAGTAATCCCCACCGGCTCTATCGGACTAAACGTAGCGCTTGGTGTCGGCGGTTATCCGCGTGGACGTATCATCGAGATTTACGGTCCGGAATCATCCGGTAAAACAACTCTGGCCATCCACGCCATTGCCGAAGCACAAAAGGCCGGTGGCATTGCGGCATTCATCGATGCAGAACATGCCTTCGACCGTTTCTATGCTGCCAAACTGGGTGTAGACGTAGATAATCTCTTCATTTCCCAACCGGACAACGGTGAACAAGCATTGGAAATTGCAGAACAGTTGATTCGCTCCTCAGCTATCGACATCATTGTTATTGACTCCGTAGCCGCCTTAACTCCAAAAGCGGAAATAGAAGGTGATATGGGCGAGAACAAAGTAGGTCTGCAAGCCCGACTCATGTCGCAGGCATTGCGTAAGCTAACCGGTACCGTCAGCAAGACACGCACTACTTGTATCTTCATCAATCAGTTGCGTGAGAAGATCGGTGTCATGTTCGGTAATCCCGAAACAACGACCGGTGGTAATGCGCTGAAATTCTATGCATCCGTACGTATCGACATCCGCGGAAGCCAAGCCATAAAAAATGGTGAAGAAGTTCTTGGCAAGCAAACTAAAGTAAAAGTTGTAAAGAACAAAGTGGCTCCTCCTTTCCGTCGCGCTGAATTCGACATCATGTTCGGTGAAGGAATCTCACGTGCCGGTGAAATCATCGACTTGGGTGCAGAATTGGGTATCATCAAGAAAAGCGGCTCTTGGTTCAGCTACAACGACACTAAAATAGCCCAAGGGCGTGACGCAGCCAAGCAGGTTATCCTTGATAATCCGGAACTGGCAGAGGAATTAGAAGGACTTATTTTCGAAGCATTAAAGAAAGACAAATAA
- the coaE gene encoding dephospho-CoA kinase (Dephospho-CoA kinase (CoaE) performs the final step in coenzyme A biosynthesis.), translating into MAIKIGITGGIGSGKSLVSRLLEVMGIPVYISDIESKRLTNSDALIRSELIALLGEEVYVGDELNKSLLASYIFGDPEHIRTVNSIIHPRVRDDFRQWVEHHTTYPVVGMESAILIEAGFAGEVDVVVLVYAPEEVRIMRAMQRDTASRELIERRVRSQMSDEEKRTQADFVIVNDGETPLIPQVLEVITSLSKNIAYLCLSENRLHLGKNK; encoded by the coding sequence ATGGCGATTAAAATAGGAATAACCGGTGGTATTGGCAGTGGGAAAAGCCTTGTTTCCCGTTTGCTGGAAGTAATGGGGATTCCTGTTTATATCTCAGATATTGAGTCGAAGCGGTTGACGAATTCAGATGCTTTGATCCGTAGTGAATTGATTGCTTTGTTGGGTGAAGAGGTGTATGTCGGTGATGAACTTAACAAATCTTTGCTTGCTTCCTATATTTTTGGAGATCCTGAGCATATCCGTACAGTAAACAGTATTATCCATCCGCGGGTACGGGACGATTTCCGTCAATGGGTAGAGCATCATACTACCTATCCGGTAGTAGGCATGGAGTCTGCAATTCTGATTGAAGCAGGATTTGCAGGTGAAGTAGATGTTGTGGTTCTGGTTTATGCGCCCGAAGAAGTTCGTATCATGCGTGCCATGCAGCGTGACACCGCTTCTCGGGAATTGATAGAACGCCGTGTTCGTAGCCAGATGAGTGATGAAGAGAAGCGTACTCAGGCTGATTTTGTAATTGTAAACGACGGTGAAACTCCCTTAATTCCGCAGGTTTTGGAGGTAATAACTTCTCTATCTAAAAATATTGCTTACCTTTGCTTAAGCGAAAATAGGCTGCACCTCGGTAAAAACAAATAA
- a CDS encoding YeiH family protein — MASIQTASVSTLAYLQRKNKITYVSLVVLLSIFLLLDYIPGYSTWVTPPVALFLGLIFALSSGQAHPKFNKKVSKYLLQYSVVGLGFGMNLQASLASGKEGMEFTVISVVGTMLIGWFIGRKFLKVDRDTSYLISSGTAICGGSAIAAVGPVLRAKDTEMSVALGTIFILNAIALFIFPVIGHALDMSQQEFGTWAAIAIHDTSSVVGAGAAYGEEALQIATTIKLTRALWIIPLALITSFVFKSKGQKISIPWFIFFFILAMVFNTYVLNSSETGIMIGEGINSLARKTLTITLFFIGASLSRDVLKAVGIKPLIQGVLLWVAISVSTLAYIYWF; from the coding sequence ATGGCTTCAATTCAAACTGCGAGTGTAAGCACTCTGGCGTATCTTCAACGGAAGAACAAAATTACTTATGTGTCTTTAGTGGTGCTTTTATCAATCTTCTTATTATTGGATTATATCCCTGGCTATTCTACTTGGGTGACACCTCCTGTCGCTTTGTTCCTGGGGTTGATTTTTGCTTTGTCAAGCGGGCAGGCACATCCGAAGTTTAATAAGAAAGTATCCAAATATCTTTTGCAGTATTCAGTGGTGGGATTGGGATTCGGTATGAATCTTCAGGCATCTTTAGCTTCGGGTAAAGAAGGAATGGAGTTCACTGTTATTTCAGTAGTGGGCACTATGCTTATCGGTTGGTTCATCGGTCGTAAATTCCTGAAGGTAGACCGTGATACTTCTTACCTCATTAGTTCCGGTACAGCTATCTGTGGTGGTAGCGCTATTGCGGCGGTAGGTCCTGTGTTGCGGGCAAAAGATACGGAAATGTCTGTAGCGCTGGGTACTATCTTTATTCTGAACGCTATTGCACTGTTTATCTTTCCGGTAATTGGCCATGCTTTAGATATGAGTCAGCAAGAATTCGGAACATGGGCGGCAATTGCTATACACGATACAAGTTCGGTAGTAGGTGCCGGTGCGGCTTATGGTGAAGAAGCTTTGCAAATTGCTACGACCATTAAATTGACACGTGCCTTGTGGATTATTCCTTTGGCTTTGATTACTTCTTTTGTATTCAAGAGTAAAGGACAGAAGATAAGTATCCCCTGGTTTATTTTCTTCTTTATTCTGGCTATGGTATTCAATACATATGTATTAAATTCATCGGAAACCGGTATTATGATAGGAGAGGGAATTAACAGTCTGGCCAGAAAGACACTGACTATCACTTTGTTCTTTATCGGTGCTTCCCTTTCACGTGATGTATTGAAGGCAGTGGGTATCAAACCACTTATTCAAGGTGTGTTGTTGTGGGTTGCAATTAGCGTAAGCACGCTGGCGTATATTTATTGGTTCTAA
- a CDS encoding DUF6621 family protein — protein sequence MAENVKLAENVILVDVAYFNDVVKDLKRYFELQLGRPLQNIYVEEWASYLALDSGVRDKDNNIEVLFVHDSQSNKLLHCDPSDLNKDLNGVGYTNQLGEFTFTSVSSEGLVPRANLYLDLLNIALNSADVKRLMLVPFIDDYGAKLMEALDEYLRNADTENSKGLFLFNMDEPAHPLGCKWDLLGYSMMRALGIKAEELE from the coding sequence ATGGCAGAAAATGTAAAGCTCGCAGAGAATGTGATACTGGTGGACGTAGCATACTTTAATGACGTAGTTAAAGATCTGAAGAGATATTTTGAGTTGCAGCTGGGACGTCCGTTGCAGAATATTTATGTAGAAGAGTGGGCTTCTTATCTGGCATTGGATTCCGGTGTTCGTGATAAGGATAATAACATAGAAGTACTTTTTGTACATGACAGCCAGAGCAATAAGTTGCTTCACTGCGATCCGTCTGATTTGAATAAAGATTTGAACGGGGTAGGCTATACAAATCAGTTAGGTGAGTTTACATTCACTTCTGTATCTTCCGAAGGATTGGTTCCACGGGCAAATCTCTATCTTGATCTGCTGAATATAGCACTTAACTCTGCCGATGTTAAACGGCTTATGCTGGTTCCGTTTATTGATGATTACGGTGCAAAACTTATGGAAGCTCTGGATGAGTATTTAAGAAATGCTGATACTGAAAACTCAAAAGGATTGTTCCTTTTCAATATGGATGAACCTGCGCATCCCCTTGGTTGCAAATGGGATTTACTGGGTTACTCCATGATGCGTGCATTGGGCATCAAGGCCGAAGAACTGGAATAA
- a CDS encoding DUF4252 domain-containing protein, protein MKLNKILLAGVLLMLPLLCQAQKNIFNTYNDMKGVSSVYISKAMIEMNPNLFTKDIYIGKVSGKLESVQIVSTMDNNIKKDLRKDLRALVQSSKYELLMKQKGNVSSSEFYINRKGDKVKELIMIIDGAANLKFVYLEGEMTLKDIQNIMMYQNTSMNAGGNVYRIDGNIDLANASNWEDLKRLEDLRGLEGLKSLESLKSLESLKGLKSLKDLSKLKDSEYLKKQMDADSWKRFEESMEMLEERLENLE, encoded by the coding sequence ATGAAACTCAACAAAATTTTATTGGCAGGTGTGCTGTTGATGCTCCCCCTGCTCTGCCAGGCGCAGAAAAATATATTCAATACGTATAATGATATGAAAGGGGTTTCCTCTGTTTATATCTCAAAAGCGATGATTGAAATGAACCCCAATCTTTTCACGAAGGATATCTATATTGGGAAAGTATCCGGTAAGCTGGAAAGTGTACAGATTGTTTCTACAATGGATAATAATATCAAGAAGGATTTGCGGAAAGATTTGCGTGCACTGGTACAGTCGTCCAAATATGAGCTGTTGATGAAGCAGAAGGGGAATGTCTCCAGTTCCGAATTCTATATTAACAGGAAAGGAGATAAGGTGAAGGAACTGATTATGATTATAGACGGCGCTGCTAACTTGAAGTTCGTTTATCTGGAAGGAGAAATGACTTTGAAAGATATTCAGAATATCATGATGTATCAAAATACCAGTATGAATGCGGGAGGGAATGTTTACCGCATTGATGGCAATATTGACTTGGCGAATGCTAGCAATTGGGAGGATTTAAAAAGATTGGAGGACTTGCGAGGATTAGAAGGATTGAAGAGTCTGGAAAGCCTGAAGAGCCTGGAAAGTTTAAAGGGATTGAAAAGTTTGAAAGACTTAAGTAAACTAAAGGATAGCGAATATCTGAAGAAACAGATGGATGCCGATTCCTGGAAACGTTTTGAAGAGAGCATGGAGATGCTGGAAGAGCGTTTAGAAAACCTGGAATAG
- a CDS encoding LysR substrate-binding domain-containing protein — translation MSDFRLKVFQSVAKNLSFTKASQELFVSQPAITKHIQELESTYQVRLFDRQGSKISLTEAGKLLLEHCGRILEDYKRLEYEMHLLHNEYTGELRLGASTTIAQYVLPPLLASFIKKFPQVNLSLMNGNSREIEAALQEHRIDLGLVEGVFRLPNLKYTTFLEDELVAVTRTGSKLQVGEEITPEELLRIPLVLRERGSGTLDVFEKALQQHNIKLSSLQVLMYLGSTESIKLFLEHTDCMGIVSIRSITRELYAGQLRVVEIKDMVMLRDFSFAQPQGQESGLSQVFMQFAAHHNHKL, via the coding sequence GTGTCTGATTTTCGTTTGAAAGTATTTCAGTCTGTAGCGAAGAACCTGAGTTTCACGAAAGCTTCGCAAGAGTTGTTTGTCAGCCAGCCTGCCATAACAAAGCATATACAAGAGTTGGAAAGCACTTATCAGGTGCGGTTGTTTGATAGGCAAGGTAGCAAGATTAGTTTGACCGAAGCGGGAAAGTTACTTTTGGAACATTGTGGCCGTATTCTGGAAGATTATAAGCGATTGGAATATGAGATGCATTTGCTGCATAATGAATATACCGGAGAATTGCGTCTGGGTGCCAGTACTACCATTGCCCAATATGTTTTACCTCCATTGCTTGCCAGCTTCATCAAAAAGTTTCCGCAAGTAAATCTTTCATTGATGAACGGCAATTCACGTGAGATAGAAGCGGCTTTGCAGGAACACCGCATAGATCTTGGGTTAGTGGAAGGTGTTTTCCGTTTACCAAATCTGAAATATACTACTTTTTTGGAGGATGAACTGGTGGCTGTGACACGTACGGGAAGTAAACTGCAGGTAGGTGAAGAAATTACTCCCGAAGAGTTGCTTCGTATTCCTTTAGTGCTTCGTGAAAGAGGATCGGGCACCTTGGATGTTTTTGAGAAAGCATTGCAACAGCATAATATAAAGTTATCGTCTCTTCAGGTATTAATGTATCTGGGTAGTACGGAAAGTATCAAACTTTTCCTGGAACACACTGATTGCATGGGAATTGTCTCCATCCGTTCTATCACCCGTGAACTCTATGCCGGACAACTGCGTGTCGTTGAGATAAAAGACATGGTTATGCTTCGTGATTTTAGTTTTGCCCAACCTCAGGGACAGGAGAGCGGGCTTTCCCAGGTCTTTATGCAGTTTGCTGCACATCATAACCATAAGTTATAG